A genomic window from Fibrobacter sp. UWR3 includes:
- the rfbC gene encoding dTDP-4-dehydrorhamnose 3,5-epimerase: protein MGKFNFIKTSIEGVTIIEPTVYGDARGYFMETYNKGEFDAASLNMVFVQDNESRSKKGVLRGLHFQKKNPQGKLVRVIEGEVFDVAVDLRRGSPTFGKWEGVTLSAENKKQFYIPEGFAHGFVVLSETATFVYKCTRLYDPKDEGGLMWNDPAIGIKWPVGNGFELLLSEKDTKNPALKDLGFAFEL, encoded by the coding sequence ATGGGAAAGTTCAATTTCATCAAAACATCTATCGAGGGCGTGACGATTATCGAGCCGACCGTTTACGGCGATGCTCGCGGTTACTTCATGGAAACCTACAACAAGGGCGAATTCGATGCCGCTAGCTTGAACATGGTCTTCGTGCAGGACAACGAATCCCGCAGCAAGAAGGGTGTGCTCCGCGGCCTGCACTTCCAGAAGAAGAATCCGCAGGGAAAGCTCGTGCGCGTCATCGAGGGCGAAGTTTTTGACGTGGCGGTGGATCTGCGCAGGGGAAGCCCGACTTTTGGTAAGTGGGAGGGCGTCACGCTCTCTGCCGAGAACAAGAAGCAGTTCTACATTCCCGAAGGCTTTGCGCATGGTTTCGTGGTGCTCAGCGAAACGGCGACTTTCGTGTACAAGTGCACCCGCCTTTATGACCCGAAGGACGAAGGCGGTTTGATGTGGAACGACCCCGCGATTGGCATCAAGTGGCCGGTGGGCAACGGCTTCGAACTGCTCCTTTCCGAGAAAGACACAAAGAACCCTGCCCTTAAGGATTTGGGCTTCGCATTTGAACTGTAA
- a CDS encoding glycosyltransferase family 4 protein, translating into MMKVAFYLTNRNIADKDCRNVLDGNPGIGGTYYAMLLLAQLISLRPETDVELVVFAESLGKLPAGVPCEQTENLQELSKKIETKKIDILVVNKIGKNTLDKSFFHAIRNNNVKVVIWAHCFISYPDLVRYAKNKKIFRIVAVGKEQLMTFCDHSAFKKSTYIYNICNYPIVKSVPFRERSNNVVYIGSIVSLKGLHLLTKAWPMILKEFPDANLFVIGSGKLYNKNAKLGKYGIAEYFYEKKLLKPILDAKGSIIPSVHFCGIMGREKYDILKTAKVGVPNPSGLTETFGFTAIEMQLAGCSVTTIKCPGYLDTIYDKKALYSDPSQLADFVIARLKQKKYDADSAIQFVESEFSAEKILPQWYALFREVYEGKSCETKIYNTLLESSIRKIKNRKLQLFCSFLPSLMFYEWIFGNIFYFFSRMVHIYDTIHKIIRRYIWT; encoded by the coding sequence ATGATGAAAGTCGCTTTTTATCTAACAAATAGGAATATTGCGGATAAAGATTGTCGTAATGTTCTTGATGGGAACCCTGGAATTGGGGGAACCTATTATGCAATGCTATTGCTTGCACAATTAATATCATTGCGTCCAGAAACTGATGTTGAATTGGTTGTTTTTGCGGAATCTTTGGGAAAGCTGCCTGCGGGTGTACCTTGCGAACAAACAGAAAATTTACAGGAATTGTCAAAAAAAATTGAAACGAAAAAAATAGATATTTTGGTTGTAAATAAGATTGGAAAAAACACCTTAGATAAAAGTTTTTTTCATGCAATAAGAAATAATAATGTAAAAGTTGTAATTTGGGCGCATTGCTTTATTTCTTATCCTGATCTCGTTCGCTATGCGAAAAATAAAAAGATTTTTCGAATTGTTGCGGTTGGTAAAGAGCAATTGATGACTTTTTGTGACCATTCTGCATTTAAAAAATCTACTTACATATACAACATTTGTAATTATCCGATTGTAAAATCTGTGCCATTTAGAGAACGGAGTAACAATGTCGTTTATATTGGCAGTATCGTCTCCCTTAAGGGACTCCATTTGTTAACTAAAGCGTGGCCAATGATTTTAAAAGAGTTTCCGGATGCGAATCTTTTTGTAATTGGAAGTGGCAAGTTGTATAATAAAAATGCAAAATTGGGTAAGTATGGAATTGCTGAATATTTTTATGAAAAAAAATTGTTGAAACCAATTCTCGATGCGAAAGGATCTATTATCCCATCAGTGCACTTTTGTGGGATAATGGGAAGGGAAAAGTATGATATATTGAAAACAGCCAAGGTGGGAGTCCCAAATCCTAGTGGGTTGACAGAAACATTTGGATTTACTGCTATTGAAATGCAATTGGCTGGTTGCTCTGTAACCACAATAAAATGTCCTGGATACTTGGATACAATATATGATAAAAAAGCTCTTTATTCTGATCCGTCTCAATTGGCAGATTTTGTAATCGCTCGTTTAAAACAAAAAAAATATGATGCAGATTCTGCTATTCAATTTGTTGAATCTGAATTTTCGGCAGAAAAGATTCTTCCGCAGTGGTATGCTCTTTTTAGAGAAGTTTACGAAGGAAAATCTTGCGAAACCAAAATATATAACACATTGCTTGAATCTAGTATAAGGAAAATAAAGAATAGAAAACTTCAACTTTTTTGTTCGTTTTTGCCATCACTGATGTTTTATGAGTGGATTTTTGGAAATATATTTTATTTTTTCTCTAGAATGGTGCACATTTATGATACGATTCATAAAATAATAAGACGATATATCTGGACTTGA